CCTCAGGCACTGACATCTCAGGAACTTCACAGCAAAAAACCTCCCGCGGGAGGTTTAGTTGTTAAGTAAGTATCCGCCCGGTTCTAGGCCAGGTCCAGAATTGGCTTGAAGGCGGCCAGGAGCGCCTGGGTGGCCGGGGAATCGGGCAGGCTCAACACCATGGGCTTGCCGGAGTCGCCGGCCTCGACCGCCGTGGGGTCCAGCGGCACGCTGCCGAGGAAGGGTACGCCCAACTCGCCGGCCAGCTTCTCGCCGCCACCGCGCTTGAATAGGTCAATGCCCCCGCCGCAGTGGGGACAGACGAGCCCGGCCATGTTTTCTATCACCCCGACGACGGTCATGCCGACGCGGCGGGCGAAGCCTATGCTCCGGCGCACGTCGTCGGTGGAGAGGGTCTGGGGCGTGGTCACCAGGAGCCCCAGGGCCCCGACGACGGTCTGGGCGATGGAGAGCGGCTCGTCGCCGGTCCCGGGGGGCGAGTCTATGATGAGCCAGTCCAGGTCGTCCGCGGCCCCGTCGTCGTCACCCCAACGGGTGTTGCCGATGAGCTGGTTTATCACGC
The sequence above is drawn from the bacterium genome and encodes:
- a CDS encoding Mrp/NBP35 family ATP-binding protein, with the protein product MEEEKLSSRDSRRKGEDEKQWTLRVAVNRSLDRIRHKLLVFSGKGGVGKSTVAANLAVTLGMAGQRVGLLDIDFHGPSIPTLMGLAGRLLDTDGERAIPLVGPGGVRVVSIGLLIPDADQAMIWRGPLKMGVINQLIGNTRWGDDDGAADDLDWLIIDSPPGTGDEPLSIAQTVVGALGLLVTTPQTLSTDDVRRSIGFARRVGMTVVGVIENMAGLVCPHCGGGIDLFKRGGGEKLAGELGVPFLGSVPLDPTAVEAGDSGKPMVLSLPDSPATQALLAAFKPILDLA